In Longimicrobium sp., a single window of DNA contains:
- a CDS encoding glycoside hydrolase family 25 protein, translating to MHLLKNSLLRFLSAVAVLAAAACTDLPTGPATLDDTLDGIDVSHWQGTIDWQAVRGGGIDFAFIKATEGGTYTDPQFARNWAAAADAGITRGAYHYFRPNADAVKQAEHFLRVTGLRAGDLPAVLDVETSDGVAGDSLLRAVRTWLETVERATGKRPIVYTYPDFWNRYVAASPGAYPLWIASYGREQPLMPSTGWSDWTFWQSSAIGRVPGIQGDVDLDHFRGGSTELAALTSGSGPLFARR from the coding sequence ATGCACTTGCTGAAGAATAGCCTCCTTCGCTTTCTATCTGCCGTCGCCGTGCTCGCCGCCGCCGCGTGCACTGACCTGCCCACCGGACCCGCCACGCTCGATGATACCCTCGACGGGATCGACGTGTCGCACTGGCAGGGCACCATCGACTGGCAGGCGGTGCGCGGGGGCGGCATCGACTTCGCGTTCATCAAGGCGACCGAGGGCGGCACGTACACCGACCCGCAGTTCGCGCGCAACTGGGCCGCCGCCGCGGACGCGGGGATCACGCGCGGGGCGTACCACTACTTCCGCCCCAACGCGGACGCGGTGAAGCAGGCCGAGCACTTCCTACGCGTCACCGGCCTCCGCGCCGGTGACCTGCCCGCCGTGCTGGACGTCGAGACTTCGGACGGGGTGGCGGGGGATTCGCTGCTGCGCGCGGTCCGCACGTGGCTGGAGACGGTGGAGCGCGCCACGGGGAAGCGCCCCATCGTCTACACCTATCCGGACTTCTGGAACCGCTACGTTGCCGCTTCGCCCGGGGCATACCCGCTCTGGATCGCATCCTACGGCCGCGAGCAGCCGCTGATGCCGTCCACCGGGTGGAGCGACTGGACCTTCTGGCAGAGCTCCGCCATCGGCCGCGTCCCAGGCATCCAGGGCGACGTGGACCTGGACCACTTCCGCGGCGGAAGCACCGAGCTCGCGGCCCTGACCAGCGGCTCCGGACCCCTGTTCGCGCGCCGCTGA